Proteins found in one Methanospirillum hungatei JF-1 genomic segment:
- a CDS encoding pyridoxamine 5'-phosphate oxidase family protein has product MTALTPEIKTALEAIKVFPLATASKSGIPNVAPMASVFLVDDETIWIGDNFMQKTLANVLENPKAALYVYGAGAKGCYQIKADVTVKTSGEEHAKMKAMIHEKKPNLPAKSLLILKITEVYECMPGAEAGKRIL; this is encoded by the coding sequence ATGACTGCACTGACTCCTGAGATAAAGACTGCCTTGGAAGCTATTAAAGTGTTTCCTCTCGCAACGGCATCAAAGTCGGGAATTCCGAATGTTGCACCCATGGCTTCAGTATTTTTAGTTGATGATGAGACGATCTGGATAGGAGATAATTTCATGCAGAAAACTCTTGCAAATGTTCTCGAAAATCCAAAAGCTGCATTATATGTATATGGTGCCGGCGCAAAGGGATGTTACCAGATAAAAGCTGATGTCACGGTGAAGACCAGTGGTGAGGAACATGCGAAAATGAAAGCTATGATCCATGAGAAGAAACCGAACCTGCCGGCAAAATCACTTCTCATATTGAAAATCACCGAAGTGTATGAGTGTATGCCGGGAGCTGAAGCAGGGAAGCGGATCCTTT